One genomic segment of Acinetobacter oleivorans DR1 includes these proteins:
- a CDS encoding GmrSD restriction endonuclease domain-containing protein produces MEKELLNTKRNEITKIFEKAQNRLVFQSSDLSFESIANMVEAGAIDIEPKYQRRERWDVKKQSALIESFVLNVPIPPIYLAEDEYGRYSVIDGKQRITAIYKFIKKNLRIEHLDKCEELNSFTYEQLPLSLKNALQIRPFLRVIILLKQSDPSLKYEVFNRLNTGGDNLLPQEIRNSLYEGEFNDLLMELSHNIFLRKQLVSSENYKKSTIYKEMQDVEYVLRFFTIKQFWESFPSNNMQLAMNDFMQNYSSQIDIDQAKALFDKSIESAQLIWGDQAFKRPEGSSKLIQGIYDAQIVSLGILISEGYIDLINKNSNFIYQAFLDLYHNDDEYQNSMRQFTSNAKNIKLRIYKTVELIQEVIKS; encoded by the coding sequence ATGGAAAAAGAACTGTTAAATACTAAAAGAAATGAGATTACTAAAATTTTTGAGAAAGCTCAAAATCGTTTAGTATTCCAATCTTCTGATCTTTCTTTTGAATCAATAGCCAATATGGTTGAAGCTGGAGCTATTGATATTGAGCCCAAATATCAAAGACGAGAAAGATGGGACGTAAAGAAACAATCTGCTCTAATTGAATCCTTTGTATTAAATGTTCCTATTCCCCCAATTTATTTAGCTGAAGATGAATATGGAAGATATTCAGTTATTGATGGTAAGCAGCGTATTACAGCTATTTATAAATTTATTAAAAAAAATTTAAGAATAGAACATTTAGATAAATGTGAAGAATTGAATAGTTTTACATATGAACAACTACCACTTTCTCTAAAAAATGCTCTACAAATTAGACCATTCTTACGTGTAATTATCTTATTGAAACAATCTGACCCAAGTCTAAAATATGAAGTTTTTAATCGATTAAATACAGGAGGGGATAATCTATTACCACAAGAAATCAGAAATTCATTATATGAGGGTGAATTTAATGATCTTTTAATGGAGTTATCCCATAATATTTTTTTAAGAAAACAACTAGTTTCATCTGAAAATTATAAAAAATCGACTATATATAAAGAAATGCAAGATGTTGAATATGTATTAAGATTTTTTACAATCAAACAGTTTTGGGAATCTTTCCCGAGCAACAACATGCAGTTAGCAATGAATGATTTCATGCAGAATTATAGCAGCCAAATCGATATTGATCAGGCTAAAGCTCTATTTGATAAATCTATCGAGTCTGCTCAATTAATTTGGGGTGATCAGGCTTTTAAAAGACCTGAAGGTAGCTCTAAACTTATTCAGGGAATATATGATGCTCAAATAGTTTCACTAGGTATTTTAATAAGTGAAGGGTATATTGATCTAATTAACAAGAATTCTAATTTTATCTACCAAGCATTTTTAGATTTATACCACAATGATGATGAATATCAGAACTCAATGCGCCAATTTACCTCTAATGCAAAAAATATTAAATTAAGAATTTATAAAACTGTTGAACTAATTCAGGAGGTTATTAAGTCGTGA
- a CDS encoding valine--tRNA ligase, translating into MTDAQTAQNIATTYDPTEIEKKWYQTWEEQGYFKPSGHGESFCIMIPPPNVTGSLHMGHGFNNAIMDALTRYNRMMGKNTLWQPGTDHAGIATQMVVERQLGLQGVTRHDLGRDKFIEKVWEWKEQSGGTITKQIRRLGSSVDWSRERFTMDEGLSNAVKEVFVRLHEDGLIYRGKRLVNWDPKLQTALSDLEVESKEEKGSLWHFKYFFEDKSVKTQDGKDYLVVATTRPETLLGDTAVAVHPEDERYAHLVGKNIVLPITGRLIPIVADDYVEKDFGTGCVKITPAHDFNDYDLGKRNSLPIINIFNKNAEVLGEFEYIAKAGEQISKTITAPAEYAGLERFEARKKLVAQAEAEGWLDQIQPYDLKAPRGDRSGVIIEPLLTDQWYVKIAPLAEPAIEAVQDGRIKFVPEQYSNMYMAWMRDIQDWCISRQLWWGHRIPAWYDANGNIYVGRNEEEVRAKNNIAADVELKQDEDVLDTWFSSALWTFSTLGWTGDAQKDAANDFLKTFHPTDVLVTGFDIIFFWVARMIMMTLHFMKNEDGSSQVPFKTVYVHGLVRDGEGQKMSKSKGNVLDPLDLIDGIDLESLVAKRTTGLMNPKDAAKIEKSTRKEFPEGINAYGTDAVRFTFCALANTGRDIKFDLKRVEGYRNFCNKIWNATRFVLMNVEGQTVGQEARPDLWELPEQWIMSRLQKAEAAVHQAFATYRLDLAAQAIYDFIWNEYCDWYVELTKPVLNDAEVSEERKAEVRRVLLAVMEASLRLAHPLMPYLTEEIWQTLAPMLGQGGPTIMTAQYPIPEQAKINEQAEADMQWLQGLIGAVRNIRGELGLGNARLLPVLLQNTSDAEREQIIRIEALFKALAKVESIEFLNKDQEPPLSCSSVVSHASVFVPMKGLIDPKAELARLQKDLDKIQKQHDQIAGKLANEGFVSKAPAAVVEGEKAKLAEFAAQLEKVKANMEQIAAL; encoded by the coding sequence ATGACTGACGCTCAAACCGCTCAAAATATTGCGACCACATACGATCCAACCGAGATCGAAAAGAAGTGGTACCAAACGTGGGAAGAACAAGGTTACTTCAAACCTTCTGGTCACGGTGAATCATTCTGTATCATGATTCCGCCACCAAACGTCACAGGTAGTTTGCACATGGGCCATGGCTTTAACAATGCCATTATGGATGCCCTCACCCGTTATAACCGTATGATGGGTAAAAACACTTTGTGGCAACCGGGTACTGACCATGCTGGTATTGCAACGCAAATGGTTGTTGAGCGTCAACTTGGCTTACAAGGTGTGACTCGTCATGACTTAGGCCGTGATAAGTTCATCGAAAAAGTTTGGGAATGGAAAGAGCAATCTGGCGGCACAATTACGAAACAAATTCGTCGCTTAGGTTCATCTGTAGACTGGTCACGTGAACGCTTCACGATGGACGAAGGTCTATCAAACGCAGTTAAAGAAGTATTCGTTCGTTTGCACGAAGACGGTTTAATTTACCGCGGTAAGCGCCTTGTAAACTGGGACCCTAAACTTCAAACAGCACTTTCTGATCTTGAAGTAGAAAGCAAAGAAGAAAAAGGCTCACTTTGGCACTTTAAATATTTCTTTGAAGACAAATCAGTTAAAACTCAAGATGGCAAAGACTATTTAGTCGTTGCAACAACTCGTCCTGAAACATTACTGGGCGATACTGCCGTTGCTGTTCACCCAGAAGATGAACGTTATGCACACCTTGTTGGTAAAAACATTGTATTACCAATTACTGGTCGTTTAATTCCGATCGTTGCTGACGACTACGTTGAGAAAGACTTCGGTACTGGCTGTGTAAAAATTACTCCTGCTCATGACTTCAATGACTATGATCTAGGTAAACGCAATAGCTTGCCAATCATTAATATCTTCAACAAAAATGCCGAAGTTTTAGGCGAGTTTGAATATATTGCAAAAGCTGGCGAACAGATTTCTAAAACCATTACTGCACCTGCGGAATATGCTGGTTTAGAACGTTTTGAAGCACGTAAAAAATTAGTTGCTCAAGCTGAAGCTGAAGGCTGGTTAGATCAAATCCAACCGTATGACTTAAAAGCTCCACGCGGCGACCGTTCTGGCGTGATCATTGAGCCGTTACTTACTGACCAATGGTACGTAAAAATTGCTCCGCTTGCTGAGCCTGCAATTGAAGCAGTTCAAGATGGTCGTATTAAGTTTGTTCCAGAGCAGTACAGCAACATGTACATGGCATGGATGCGTGACATTCAAGACTGGTGTATTTCACGTCAGCTTTGGTGGGGTCACCGTATCCCAGCTTGGTACGATGCAAATGGCAATATCTATGTAGGTCGTAACGAAGAAGAAGTACGCGCGAAAAACAACATCGCTGCTGATGTTGAACTTAAACAAGACGAAGACGTTCTTGATACATGGTTCTCATCTGCACTTTGGACATTCTCAACCTTAGGTTGGACTGGCGATGCACAAAAAGATGCAGCAAATGATTTCTTAAAAACTTTCCACCCAACAGATGTATTGGTGACAGGTTTTGACATCATTTTCTTCTGGGTTGCCCGCATGATCATGATGACCCTACACTTCATGAAAAATGAAGATGGTTCATCTCAAGTTCCATTTAAGACTGTTTACGTTCACGGCTTGGTACGTGATGGTGAAGGTCAAAAAATGTCGAAGTCTAAAGGTAATGTACTTGATCCATTAGACTTGATTGACGGTATTGATTTAGAAAGCTTAGTTGCGAAACGTACAACTGGCCTAATGAACCCGAAAGATGCAGCGAAGATTGAAAAATCAACGCGTAAAGAGTTCCCAGAAGGCATTAATGCTTATGGTACTGACGCAGTTCGTTTCACGTTCTGTGCGCTTGCAAATACTGGTCGTGACATCAAGTTCGATTTAAAACGTGTTGAAGGCTACCGTAATTTCTGTAACAAAATCTGGAACGCAACTCGTTTCGTTCTGATGAATGTTGAAGGTCAAACTGTTGGTCAAGAAGCGCGCCCTGATTTATGGGAACTTCCAGAACAATGGATTATGAGCCGTCTGCAAAAAGCTGAAGCTGCCGTACACCAAGCGTTTGCAACTTACCGTTTAGACCTTGCTGCACAAGCGATTTACGACTTTATCTGGAATGAATACTGTGACTGGTACGTTGAGTTAACTAAACCAGTTCTTAACGATGCTGAAGTTTCTGAAGAGCGTAAAGCTGAAGTACGCCGTGTATTGCTTGCAGTGATGGAAGCATCATTACGTTTGGCTCATCCATTAATGCCGTATTTGACAGAAGAAATCTGGCAGACGCTTGCACCAATGCTTGGTCAAGGCGGCCCAACGATTATGACTGCTCAATACCCTATTCCTGAGCAAGCAAAAATCAATGAACAAGCTGAAGCAGACATGCAATGGCTTCAAGGTTTGATTGGCGCAGTACGTAACATTCGCGGTGAATTAGGCTTAGGTAATGCGCGCTTGTTGCCAGTATTACTTCAAAACACATCTGACGCTGAACGTGAACAAATCATTCGTATTGAAGCATTGTTCAAAGCATTGGCTAAAGTTGAAAGCATTGAATTCTTGAATAAAGACCAAGAACCACCTTTGTCTTGCTCTAGCGTTGTTAGCCATGCATCGGTATTTGTACCAATGAAAGGCTTAATTGACCCTAAAGCTGAGCTTGCTCGTTTGCAAAAAGACTTGGATAAAATCCAAAAGCAACACGACCAAATCGCGGGCAAACTTGCAAATGAAGGCTTTGTATCTAAAGCACCAGCAGCGGTTGTTGAAGGTGAAAAAGCTAAGCTTGCTGAGTTTGCTGCTCAGTTAGAGAAAGTTAAAGCGAATATGGAGCAGATTGCTGCGCTTTGA